Below is a window of uncultured Cohaesibacter sp. DNA.
TGATCACCAGCGCTTTGGATACGCGTCTCAAGGAGACAGTGGCCCCGTCGCAAAGCTCAAGGCTTCCTTTCGGGCAAGGATGAAAGCCAAGTTTGACTGGGATGTCGAGGCCGGTCATATTCTGCCCGTCACCAATCTGGTGCAGGCGGTCGCAAGCTTGATCGTAGCATTCAGCGAGGAAGGAGAGGGCGTCTCACTCCAGCTTCCAGCCTATCCGATGTTTCTTGAAGCGATCAGGCAGACCGGAAGACAAGCAAAAGCCAACGACATGCTCCGACTTGATGGGCGCTACGCGTTGGATATTGATGCACTGGAAGCGCAACTGACACCGGAAGTAAAAATCCTGTTGCTTTGCCATCCGCACAATCCCACTGGACGCGTATTTTCAAAAGAGGAGCTGGAACCGCTTGCAAGGTTGGTAAAGGAGAGGGCGCTTCTTGTCATTTCAGATGAAATACATTGTGACATCTTGTTTGATGGTCGCAGTCATACGCCCTTCGCCAAAATGTTCCCCGAGCTTTGCGAGCAGACTGTGACGCTGCAATCTGCTTCAAAAAGCTTCAACATTCCCGGACTTGGTTGTGCCTTGATGATCTTTGGAAGTTACAGCGTCAAGGACCGTTTTTCAGGCAAGGTCCCACCAATGCTTCTCGGCCATCCGGGCATCTCCGGTATCGTAGGAACAACCGCAGCATGGGACGAGGGAGAGCCATGGTTTGCGGATCTGATGGTCCAGTTGCAGGCCAATCGTGATCTGATGGCAAGACGGTTTGCCGATGAATTGCCGGAAGTCGAGCTGATCAAGCCCGAAGCAACCTATCTCGCATGGGCCGATTTCTCCCGTTGCGACTTGCCGACAATGCCGTTTGAATTTCTGCGCGACAAGGCGCGTGTCGTTGGCGGCAACGGCGCCAATTTCGGCCCCGGCTATGAACAGCATGTCCGCTTCAATTTTGCCACCTCTGCCGCCATTCTGAACGAAAAGATAGACCGGATCATCCGCGCCTTGCGGTCCAACAGCAAAGAGAGTTGATACCGGCAGAAAAACCCTATGCAAAAGACAACAAAGCCCCCTTGAATAGAGCATTCAAGGGGGCTTTGTCAGTCATGGCTATCGGCTTGTTTATTGCGCCGGCTGGTTTTCATAGCCAGAAGTGGTCTGGTCCTGCGCGCTATTCTTGGGCAGATATTTGGCCAGATGCGGATAGACGAGAAGGATTGAAATCAGAATGGACATGACGTCAGCCACTGGCTGGGCATATACAACACCGGACAGTCCGAAGAGATAGTTCAGAATGAAGATCATCGGAATGAAGATGAAACCCTGACGGCTGATGGAAAGAATAAGGGATTCCTTGGCCGCCCCCATGGCTTGCAGCGTGTTGATATAGACAAACATGATGCCGATGACCGGCCCCGTCAGAAGCAGCGCTTTGACAAACAGAACGCCCTGATCATAAACAGAATGATCCTCGATGAAGGCGTTGACGATATAGCCCGAACCAAGCCAACTGACGAAAGTCAGCGTCGATCCCATTACCAAGGCATAAATGATGGTCGTCTGCAGGATCGAACGGAAGCGCTCCGCATTCTTGGCCCCATAATTATAGCCTAGCAGCGGCTGAATGCTGACTCCAAGCCCGATCTGGAGCAGAACCGCAATCATCGAAACCTTGGTCGCA
It encodes the following:
- a CDS encoding aminotransferase class I/II-fold pyridoxal phosphate-dependent enzyme, producing the protein MISCLTPDLLRKRASGKWIDFADDILPSNPAEMDFAIAAPILKALQETIDHQRFGYASQGDSGPVAKLKASFRARMKAKFDWDVEAGHILPVTNLVQAVASLIVAFSEEGEGVSLQLPAYPMFLEAIRQTGRQAKANDMLRLDGRYALDIDALEAQLTPEVKILLLCHPHNPTGRVFSKEELEPLARLVKERALLVISDEIHCDILFDGRSHTPFAKMFPELCEQTVTLQSASKSFNIPGLGCALMIFGSYSVKDRFSGKVPPMLLGHPGISGIVGTTAAWDEGEPWFADLMVQLQANRDLMARRFADELPEVELIKPEATYLAWADFSRCDLPTMPFEFLRDKARVVGGNGANFGPGYEQHVRFNFATSAAILNEKIDRIIRALRSNSKES